One segment of Tamlana crocina DNA contains the following:
- a CDS encoding Na(+)-translocating NADH-quinone reductase subunit A yields the protein MSNDIRIKKGLDIKLKGEAEKTLEQAIISNYCTVRPEDFHSVTPKLVAKEGSSVKAGGVLFYDKSNEAVKFASPVSGQVIEIVRGPKRRIDAIKIQADKTQEFEDFGAFNLDAAKPEELKAHLLKSGCWPFIKQRPYDVIANPAKSPKAIFVSAYASAPLAADLDFTLKGKEAELQAAITALGKLTEGKVHVSVGKNANSPLAGLSGITLHKVSGPHPSGNVGTQINKINPVNKGEVVWTVSPQDLVIIGELLLTGKFNAERIVALVGSSVKKPRYFKTLIGSEVSTMIYDNGVEKRGNDRIISGNVLSGKEIKPDGALDYYSNTLSVIPEGDDYELFGWNKPVFNKISTTRAMTFSWLNPNKKYELDTNTNGEHRAFVVTGNYEEVFPLDIYPLQILKACMYKDLDEMEALGMYEVAPEDFALTEFVCVSKQPHQKIIREGLDLMLKEIG from the coding sequence ATGTCAAACGACATTCGTATTAAAAAAGGTCTGGACATTAAACTTAAAGGTGAAGCTGAAAAAACCTTAGAACAGGCGATTATCAGCAACTACTGCACCGTAAGACCAGAAGATTTTCATAGCGTTACACCCAAACTTGTTGCAAAAGAAGGTTCCTCAGTTAAAGCTGGGGGCGTTTTGTTTTACGACAAAAGTAACGAGGCTGTGAAATTTGCATCTCCAGTTTCAGGACAAGTGATTGAGATTGTTAGAGGGCCAAAAAGACGTATTGATGCCATTAAAATCCAAGCGGATAAAACGCAGGAATTTGAGGATTTCGGAGCATTTAATCTAGATGCCGCAAAACCGGAAGAATTAAAGGCGCATTTACTTAAATCGGGATGTTGGCCGTTTATTAAGCAGCGTCCGTACGATGTAATCGCTAATCCGGCAAAATCGCCAAAAGCTATTTTTGTTTCAGCTTACGCTAGCGCACCATTGGCAGCCGATTTAGACTTTACGTTAAAAGGAAAGGAAGCCGAATTGCAAGCCGCGATTACAGCACTTGGAAAATTAACTGAAGGTAAAGTGCACGTTTCGGTTGGTAAAAACGCCAATTCTCCATTGGCAGGACTGTCGGGTATTACTTTACACAAAGTATCTGGGCCGCACCCATCGGGGAATGTGGGCACGCAAATCAATAAAATAAACCCTGTAAACAAAGGTGAGGTAGTTTGGACGGTTAGTCCGCAGGATCTTGTGATTATTGGGGAACTTTTATTAACCGGGAAATTCAACGCCGAGCGTATCGTTGCTTTGGTAGGTTCTTCAGTTAAAAAGCCACGTTATTTTAAAACCCTTATCGGTAGTGAAGTATCAACCATGATTTATGATAACGGCGTTGAGAAACGAGGCAACGACCGTATTATTTCAGGAAACGTGTTGTCTGGTAAGGAAATTAAACCGGATGGCGCTCTTGATTATTACAGCAATACACTATCGGTGATTCCAGAAGGCGACGACTACGAATTGTTCGGGTGGAATAAGCCTGTTTTCAATAAAATTTCTACCACTAGAGCCATGACCTTTTCGTGGTTGAACCCAAACAAGAAATACGAATTGGATACCAATACCAATGGCGAGCACAGAGCCTTTGTGGTAACTGGAAATTATGAAGAGGTTTTTCCGTTGGATATCTATCCTTTGCAAATCCTAAAAGCCTGTATGTATAAAGACTTAGACGAAATGGAAGCTTTGGGTATGTACGAAGTGGCTCCAGAAGATTTTGCCTTAACGGAATTTGTTTGTGTATCTAAACAACCACATCAAAAAATAATAAGAGAAGGCTTAGATTTAATGCTTAAAGAGATAGGATAA
- a CDS encoding DUF5103 domain-containing protein: MKQNLITSIFIAIFSVIGFAQVEETPPPDYIKTINFKGDTPETQLPILRLGEYLVLEFDALNGNEDDYYYKIEHFNFDWTPSVLVRSEFMDGFDNQRIRDYENSYNTYQIYSHYKLTIPNNQTRALKVSGNYLLSIFNSNNELVFSRKFMIYEDKASVGVSIKRSRDIQYIEEKQRVDIVITPNNMQLNNPKQTVKAVIVQNNNLHNVISNLKPQYTIGNQLIYKYDTETSFWGGNEYFFFENKDVRAANTGIQFIDLKDLYHNYLYTNIVRANRPYTYNPDINGNYVILNIDADNPSIEADYVWVHFSLENKAHLAGKNIHVYGNFNNYVTDESTRLEYDENNQVFTKPILLKQGFYNYKYVVANNDGSIDEGHIGGNFYQTENNYKVLVYYRDLGARYDQIIGLGEGSSVNISN, encoded by the coding sequence ATGAAACAAAACCTCATCACTTCCATTTTTATAGCCATTTTTTCCGTTATCGGATTTGCACAAGTGGAAGAAACCCCGCCGCCAGATTATATTAAAACCATAAATTTTAAAGGCGACACCCCCGAAACCCAATTGCCGATTTTAAGGCTGGGCGAATATTTGGTTTTGGAGTTTGATGCCCTAAACGGCAATGAAGACGATTACTACTATAAAATAGAACATTTTAATTTCGATTGGACGCCTTCGGTTTTGGTGCGCTCCGAATTTATGGACGGTTTCGATAACCAACGTATCCGCGACTATGAGAACTCGTACAACACCTACCAAATCTATTCGCATTACAAACTCACCATCCCGAACAACCAAACCAGGGCGTTAAAGGTTTCGGGCAACTACCTCCTGTCCATTTTCAACAGCAACAACGAGTTGGTATTTTCACGGAAATTTATGATTTACGAAGACAAAGCTTCGGTCGGCGTGAGCATTAAACGCTCTCGCGATATTCAATATATTGAAGAAAAACAACGTGTGGATATTGTTATCACCCCCAACAACATGCAACTGAACAACCCCAAACAAACCGTAAAGGCTGTTATTGTTCAGAACAACAATCTGCATAACGTCATTTCGAACCTAAAACCACAGTACACCATTGGCAACCAGCTGATTTACAAATACGACACCGAAACCAGTTTTTGGGGCGGAAACGAGTATTTTTTCTTTGAAAACAAAGATGTTCGGGCAGCCAATACGGGCATTCAGTTTATCGATTTAAAAGACCTGTATCACAATTACCTTTACACTAATATTGTTCGAGCCAACAGACCCTACACTTACAACCCCGATATTAACGGAAACTATGTGATTTTAAACATTGATGCCGACAACCCCAGCATTGAGGCCGATTATGTTTGGGTACATTTTTCGTTGGAAAACAAAGCGCATTTAGCCGGCAAAAACATCCATGTTTACGGAAACTTCAACAATTATGTGACAGACGAATCCACCCGCTTGGAATACGATGAAAACAATCAAGTTTTCACCAAACCCATCTTATTAAAACAAGGGTTTTACAACTACAAATATGTAGTGGCAAACAACGACGGCAGTATTGACGAAGGCCATATTGGCGGAAACTTTTACCAAACCGAAAACAACTACAAAGTACTGGTGTATTATCGCGATCTGGGTGCGCGCTACGACCAAATTATTGGTTTGGGCGAAGGCAGCTCGGTTAATATCTCGAACTAA
- the apaG gene encoding Co2+/Mg2+ efflux protein ApaG encodes MVQQVTKGIKISVETHYEGSFYKNYKIQYAFGYTITIHNQSKDTVQLNARHWEIMDALNNVETVSGEGVIGKKPVLKPGETHTYTSGCLLTSPFGAMQGHYSMVNFTTTKKFLVAIPTFRLSAPFAIN; translated from the coding sequence ATGGTTCAACAAGTTACAAAAGGCATAAAAATTTCGGTGGAAACCCACTACGAAGGCTCATTTTATAAAAACTATAAAATACAGTACGCTTTTGGGTACACCATAACCATACATAACCAAAGCAAAGACACCGTACAATTGAATGCCCGCCATTGGGAAATCATGGACGCCCTCAATAATGTGGAAACTGTTTCCGGTGAAGGCGTAATTGGCAAAAAACCGGTATTGAAACCTGGAGAAACACACACTTACACCTCGGGCTGTTTGCTTACCTCTCCTTTTGGAGCGATGCAGGGCCATTACAGCATGGTTAATTTTACCACCACCAAAAAGTTTTTAGTGGCCATCCCTACGTTTAGGCTGAGTGCGCCGTTTGCTATAAATTAA
- a CDS encoding DUF6695 family protein codes for MNNTGIILTLAYPETIVMVSKEWFSPFLRFFGIGKKNYLRAGHAALVLINKETGILEYHDFGRYITPEPTGRVRGKDTDNELDFPLMATIEGGKITNLDDILSFLGTHPKLTHGDGKLIASVCDVVDYQKARTHITNMQNKHFIRYAAFIKDACNCARFVTDSLIVSVTDSKIKRRLEKSKWFTPSTVGNVVLANTENKVYEVSETGDISEFKGSQKSENIRCFLDRLKNHKVNFVGTLQPKPVDDLHEKAQWLPGIAAGAWFELHANGHDTEFDYKRISPHGNIDVHDRFVAQDEGFDYNSEFEFVHYSNCKFFHVKQNGRVFRFKRKVD; via the coding sequence ATGAATAATACCGGCATCATTTTAACCTTAGCTTATCCGGAAACGATTGTTATGGTTTCCAAAGAATGGTTTTCGCCATTTTTACGTTTCTTCGGCATTGGTAAAAAGAATTACTTGCGGGCTGGGCATGCGGCTTTGGTGCTCATTAATAAAGAAACGGGTATTTTGGAATACCATGATTTTGGGCGCTACATTACGCCCGAACCCACCGGACGTGTTCGTGGAAAGGATACCGATAACGAATTGGATTTTCCGTTGATGGCGACCATTGAAGGTGGGAAAATCACCAATTTAGATGACATTCTGTCTTTTTTGGGTACACATCCTAAATTGACGCACGGCGACGGAAAATTGATTGCTTCGGTGTGCGATGTGGTTGATTATCAAAAAGCGAGAACGCACATCACCAACATGCAAAATAAGCACTTTATTCGCTATGCCGCTTTTATTAAGGACGCCTGCAATTGTGCCCGCTTTGTTACCGATAGTTTGATTGTTTCGGTAACCGATAGCAAGATTAAAAGGAGACTTGAAAAATCGAAATGGTTTACGCCCAGTACGGTTGGAAATGTGGTGTTGGCCAATACCGAAAATAAGGTCTATGAGGTTTCGGAAACGGGTGATATTTCAGAATTTAAAGGCTCACAAAAAAGTGAAAATATCCGTTGTTTTTTGGACAGGTTGAAAAATCATAAAGTGAATTTTGTGGGAACGTTACAGCCTAAACCTGTTGACGACTTGCATGAAAAAGCACAATGGTTGCCCGGTATTGCTGCTGGTGCGTGGTTCGAATTACATGCTAACGGTCACGACACAGAATTTGATTATAAACGCATTTCACCTCATGGGAATATTGATGTGCACGATAGGTTTGTGGCGCAGGACGAAGGTTTTGATTACAATTCAGAATTTGAATTCGTGCATTATTCCAACTGCAAATTTTTTCATGTGAAACAAAATGGAAGGGTATTTCGGTTTAAACGAAAGGTTGACTGA
- a CDS encoding NRDE family protein — protein sequence MCTVTIVPQNNNDFVLTTNRDEASNRVSLDPDFYNHENTKLLFPKDKMAGGTWIGVSEKQRVVCVLNGGFEYHKRKLSYGKSRGIIAKDVLAADAVLETVNDYDLIEVEPFTMVIADWNHGLKFMEWVWDGNQKHITQLPLEAYIWSSSTLYSPKMKAERLKWFQNFKLDHQLNAETLLRFHKTGGCGNTDFGVIMDRGFVKTTSITQVKKTDKKVSMRYENLQNSTSSSVNFNLPQTVNE from the coding sequence ATGTGTACTGTAACGATTGTTCCGCAGAATAACAACGACTTTGTTTTGACCACCAATAGGGACGAAGCATCCAATAGAGTATCGCTCGACCCCGATTTTTATAACCATGAAAATACCAAACTATTATTTCCGAAAGATAAAATGGCCGGAGGTACGTGGATTGGTGTAAGCGAAAAGCAGCGCGTAGTGTGTGTGTTGAATGGTGGATTTGAATATCATAAACGGAAATTAAGTTACGGAAAAAGCCGGGGCATTATCGCTAAAGATGTATTGGCAGCCGATGCTGTTTTAGAAACTGTTAACGATTATGATTTGATTGAAGTTGAACCGTTTACTATGGTAATTGCCGATTGGAACCACGGTTTAAAATTCATGGAATGGGTTTGGGATGGAAACCAAAAACACATTACCCAATTGCCTCTGGAAGCCTACATTTGGTCGTCGTCCACTTTATATTCACCAAAAATGAAAGCGGAACGGTTAAAGTGGTTTCAAAATTTTAAATTGGATCATCAACTGAATGCCGAGACGCTGTTGCGTTTCCATAAAACCGGAGGTTGCGGCAATACTGATTTTGGTGTAATTATGGACAGAGGTTTTGTGAAAACTACGAGCATTACCCAGGTGAAAAAAACTGACAAAAAAGTAAGTATGCGTTATGAAAATCTTCAGAATAGTACCTCGTCTTCAGTCAACTTCAATTTACCACAAACCGTAAATGAATAA
- the pruA gene encoding L-glutamate gamma-semialdehyde dehydrogenase: MGKGFFNVPIAVNEPVKSYAPGTPERTAVLEAYKTMYNSKIEIPLYINGKYVSTGNTKPISPPHDHQHIVGSYHLAEKQHVEDAIATALEGRKKWSKMPWEQRAGIFLKAAELVAGPYRAKINAATMMGQSKNIHQAEIDSACELVDFLRFNVQYMTEIYMEQPESTSDAWNRVEYRPLEGFTYAVTPFNFTAIAGNLPSCMALMGNVVVWKPSDSQVYSAKVIMDIFEEAGVPPGVINVVFGDPEMISNTVLSSPDFSGLHFTGSTFVFKELWKQIGNNIHNYKTYPRIVGETGGKDFIIAHNSAVPKQVSTALSRGAFEFQGQKCSAASRAYIPKSIWGDVKKYLLEDVKSFKMGSPEDMDNFITAVIHEGSFDKLAKYIDAAKNDNEAEIIAGGNYDKSKGYFVEPTVIVTQDPKYTTMCTELFGPVLTIYVYEDDAYAETLKLVDETSDYGLTGAILSTDRYAITEATDALQNSAGNFYINDKCTGAVVGQQPFGGARASGTNDKAGSAQNLMRWVSPRLIKETFVTPTDYRYPFLGE, translated from the coding sequence ATGGGAAAAGGCTTTTTTAATGTACCAATTGCCGTAAACGAACCTGTAAAATCTTATGCGCCCGGAACGCCAGAACGTACTGCTGTTTTAGAAGCGTACAAAACCATGTACAACAGCAAGATAGAAATACCATTGTACATTAACGGGAAATACGTTTCTACGGGCAATACTAAGCCTATTTCGCCTCCCCACGACCATCAACATATAGTTGGCAGTTACCATTTGGCCGAAAAGCAGCATGTGGAAGACGCTATTGCTACGGCTTTGGAAGGCCGAAAAAAATGGAGCAAAATGCCGTGGGAACAACGTGCGGGCATCTTTTTAAAGGCTGCCGAACTGGTTGCCGGCCCTTACCGCGCCAAAATAAATGCCGCCACCATGATGGGGCAATCTAAAAACATACATCAAGCTGAAATTGATTCGGCTTGCGAATTGGTCGATTTTCTGCGTTTCAACGTGCAGTACATGACCGAAATCTACATGGAACAGCCCGAAAGCACCAGCGACGCTTGGAACCGTGTGGAGTACCGTCCATTGGAAGGCTTCACATATGCGGTAACCCCTTTCAATTTTACGGCTATTGCCGGAAACCTACCCTCGTGCATGGCCTTAATGGGCAATGTGGTGGTTTGGAAACCCAGCGACAGCCAAGTGTATTCTGCCAAGGTTATTATGGATATTTTTGAAGAAGCCGGTGTGCCACCAGGAGTAATCAACGTGGTGTTTGGCGACCCAGAGATGATTAGCAACACCGTATTGTCGAGTCCCGATTTTTCTGGATTGCACTTTACAGGTTCTACTTTTGTATTTAAGGAACTTTGGAAACAAATAGGAAACAACATCCATAATTATAAAACCTACCCACGTATTGTGGGCGAAACCGGAGGAAAAGATTTCATCATAGCCCACAACTCGGCAGTGCCTAAACAGGTGTCAACGGCGCTTTCGCGTGGTGCGTTCGAATTCCAAGGCCAAAAATGTAGTGCGGCCTCCCGTGCCTACATCCCGAAAAGCATTTGGGGTGATGTAAAAAAATATCTTTTGGAAGATGTGAAATCATTTAAAATGGGCTCACCAGAAGATATGGACAACTTTATCACGGCTGTAATCCACGAAGGCTCGTTCGATAAATTGGCGAAGTACATCGACGCGGCCAAAAATGACAATGAAGCCGAAATCATTGCCGGCGGAAACTACGATAAAAGCAAAGGCTATTTTGTGGAGCCTACCGTAATCGTTACACAAGACCCTAAATACACCACCATGTGCACCGAACTGTTCGGCCCTGTGTTGACCATTTATGTTTATGAAGACGACGCTTACGCGGAAACCTTAAAACTGGTTGACGAAACCAGCGATTATGGCTTAACGGGAGCTATTTTGTCCACCGACCGATACGCCATTACCGAGGCTACCGACGCCCTGCAAAACAGTGCCGGAAACTTTTATATTAACGACAAATGTACCGGAGCCGTTGTAGGCCAACAACCTTTTGGAGGCGCCAGAGCGTCTGGCACCAACGACAAAGCCGGTAGCGCACAAAACCTAATGCGTTGGGTATCGCCAAGATTGATAAAGGAAACTTTTGTAACCCCAACCGATTACCGTTACCCGTTTTTGGGAGAATAA
- a CDS encoding helix-turn-helix domain-containing protein — MTPSSVSISPISQTEIPKQKPGYSVVCWVKNEIDGIEINGAFHKNVSDTVFFIDSKHQWRLSIQNTNASGYVLYLSEAVLNLPTLSNLHINKVRLFSSDNIPMFKLSPGIEKRTQSILEMIDELLGSHLNHKDEAILSLLNTFFIYCDGQCNIKTMVHDNSSKANIVYSFKKLADQHIFNYHEVGDYAKMLNITPKYLNECVKEVLHVSSKSILIEQLLMRSRHALKFSNKTIKEISFELGFSSPDYFSAFFKTHTGIPPSELRKA; from the coding sequence ATGACGCCAAGTTCCGTTAGCATATCGCCCATTAGCCAAACTGAAATCCCAAAACAAAAACCAGGTTACTCTGTGGTGTGTTGGGTGAAAAATGAAATTGACGGCATCGAAATTAACGGTGCTTTTCATAAAAACGTGTCTGATACCGTATTCTTTATCGACTCCAAACACCAATGGCGTCTCTCCATCCAAAACACCAATGCTTCCGGTTACGTACTGTATTTAAGTGAAGCCGTGTTGAACCTGCCCACGTTAAGCAATCTGCACATTAATAAAGTGCGCTTATTCAGCAGCGACAATATCCCGATGTTTAAGTTAAGCCCGGGTATTGAAAAGCGCACACAGTCCATTTTAGAAATGATCGACGAACTTTTGGGTTCACACCTCAACCACAAAGATGAAGCCATCCTTTCGTTGCTCAATACCTTTTTTATTTATTGCGACGGACAATGCAACATCAAAACGATGGTACACGACAACAGCTCTAAAGCCAACATTGTTTACAGCTTTAAAAAACTGGCCGACCAGCATATTTTCAACTATCACGAGGTGGGCGATTACGCCAAAATGCTCAACATTACACCAAAATACCTCAACGAATGCGTTAAGGAAGTGCTGCACGTGAGTTCTAAAAGTATTTTAATAGAACAGTTGCTTATGCGCTCTAGGCACGCCCTAAAATTTTCGAACAAAACCATAAAGGAAATCAGTTTCGAATTGGGATTTTCGTCGCCCGACTATTTCAGTGCCTTCTTTAAAACCCATACAGGCATACCACCTTCCGAACTCCGAAAAGCCTAA
- a CDS encoding cupin domain-containing protein: protein MDRKTFIKTSGLGLGLVLIPSSIQCQTAEADNGNTTAQPKIVKDSEGEVLNVIGDIQTHKLVGSDTNNQIVEWVDNVEPGVGIPPHIHTKEDEIFRVIKGEVEITVDGNTTVLKAGDTAFAPKGIAHAWTVVGTEKAKMITSAFPAGIEHMFNTLAQLPPGPPDFEKVAAICGEHGITFV, encoded by the coding sequence ATGGACCGAAAAACATTTATCAAAACATCAGGATTAGGTTTAGGGCTGGTCCTTATTCCCAGTAGCATTCAGTGCCAAACCGCAGAAGCAGACAACGGCAACACCACCGCCCAGCCCAAAATCGTTAAAGACAGCGAGGGCGAGGTTTTAAACGTAATCGGCGACATACAAACCCACAAACTGGTGGGCAGCGACACCAACAACCAAATTGTGGAATGGGTAGATAACGTAGAACCCGGAGTGGGCATTCCGCCGCACATCCATACCAAAGAAGACGAAATTTTTAGGGTGATTAAAGGCGAAGTTGAAATAACCGTTGATGGCAACACCACTGTTTTAAAAGCTGGCGACACCGCCTTTGCCCCCAAAGGCATCGCCCATGCTTGGACCGTGGTGGGCACCGAAAAAGCCAAAATGATTACCTCCGCCTTTCCCGCCGGCATTGAACACATGTTTAATACATTGGCGCAACTGCCTCCTGGCCCACCCGACTTCGAAAAAGTGGCTGCCATTTGCGGCGAACACGGTATTACCTTTGTGTAA
- a CDS encoding GIY-YIG nuclease family protein: MILGKSIRIYLKEGSVTGIKLAEVVNLTIQALSSPRKKLLELNEFFQSQINTQGVYFLIGTDDETGKSKVYIGEGENVWERLKSHAVKKDFWSEVVLFTSKDDNITKSHIKYLESRLIEITKQTERYLLDNSSFPSLNSLPLPDRDAMEEFINNIKLLNGVLGHKFLESQISHKIEKLATPNDKIDKTTLISEEEETELNLKVKNITAKAIQTDEGIVVLAGSQVSENPSENYGYKTLRNELIQDGTIEETENGPFIFTKKYLFASPSAAAAVIVGYSINGRRTWKDSKGRTLSQIEKSEIKTTSNNGNRRTIQ, encoded by the coding sequence ATGATATTAGGAAAAAGCATTAGAATTTATTTAAAAGAAGGTTCTGTTACTGGAATTAAACTTGCTGAAGTTGTAAATTTAACTATTCAAGCTTTATCAAGTCCTCGAAAGAAACTATTAGAATTGAATGAGTTTTTCCAAAGTCAGATAAATACGCAAGGTGTCTACTTTTTAATTGGGACAGATGACGAAACAGGAAAATCAAAAGTATATATAGGTGAAGGAGAAAATGTTTGGGAAAGACTAAAAAGTCACGCAGTTAAAAAAGATTTTTGGAGCGAAGTCGTATTATTTACAAGTAAAGACGACAACATTACAAAATCACACATTAAATACCTTGAGAGTAGATTAATAGAAATCACAAAACAGACCGAACGCTATTTATTAGATAACAGTAGTTTTCCAAGTTTAAACTCCCTGCCATTACCAGACAGAGATGCCATGGAAGAGTTTATAAATAACATCAAGTTATTAAATGGTGTTTTAGGACATAAATTTCTAGAAAGTCAGATAAGTCATAAAATTGAAAAACTAGCAACTCCAAATGACAAAATTGACAAAACAACTCTAATTAGCGAGGAAGAGGAAACTGAACTGAATTTAAAAGTAAAAAACATTACAGCTAAGGCAATTCAAACTGATGAAGGGATTGTCGTTCTAGCGGGTTCACAAGTCTCGGAAAATCCTTCGGAAAATTACGGATATAAGACATTAAGAAATGAATTAATTCAAGACGGAACTATCGAAGAAACTGAAAATGGACCTTTCATTTTTACTAAAAAGTATTTGTTTGCAAGTCCTTCTGCTGCAGCTGCAGTAATCGTTGGATATTCAATAAACGGCAGAAGAACTTGGAAAGATTCTAAAGGAAGAACATTAAGTCAAATTGAAAAATCTGAAATAAAAACTACTAGCAACAACGGCAATCGTCGCACAATCCAATAA